A window from Desulfuromonadaceae bacterium encodes these proteins:
- a CDS encoding prepilin-type N-terminal cleavage/methylation domain-containing protein: MTRLNAEKRSGQKGFTLIELLIVVAIIGILAAIAIPQFSAYRMKAFNTSAQNDLRTIRTYLDAYFSDNYHYPF; encoded by the coding sequence ATGACCAGATTGAATGCTGAAAAAAGATCGGGGCAAAAGGGTTTTACGCTGATCGAGTTGCTTATCGTCGTTGCGATTATCGGGATCCTTGCAGCGATCGCTATCCCCCAGTTTTCCGCCTATCGCATGAAAGCCTTCAACACCTCCGCCCAGAACGATCTGCGTACGATCAGAACTTATCTGGATGCATACTTTTCTGATAACTATCACTATCCCTTCTGA